CTCGAGGCCGCGGTATTCCAGCCGGTTCCACATCCCCGGCGACGAGATCGGCTGCTGGCCGTAGAGCTCGGCCGTGAAGTGGGCGTTGAAGCGCCAGAAGTCGATGAGCTCGCAGGCCGCGTCGATCTCGGCTTGGAACGCGTTCTTGCTCTGGCCGAGCATCGTCGACGCGTTCAACACCTGCCGCCACGGCCCGGTGAGGAGCGCCGCCGCCCGCAGGAATACAGCAGCGCGCTCCGTCCACGGCAGTGCCGCCCAGTCGGCCCGCGCGGCCAGCGCCGCGTCGACGGCCGCCTGCGCCTCGGCCGCACCGGCCTTGTGGTAGATGCCGAGGTTGGCCGCGTGGTCGTGCGGCGCCTTCACGTCGCCCGTCCGCCCGGTCCGTACCTCCCGCCCGCCGATGATCGCCGGGATGTCGACGCGGTCGGCGCGCATGGCGGCAAGCTTGGCCTTGAGCGCGGCGCGCTCGGGGGTGCCGGGGGCGTAGCTTTGGACGGGTTCGTTGATCGGGGCGGGTACGTGGGATCGGGCGTTCGACATGGCGGGACCTCGGGGGTAGGAAGGTGGCTGGGAAGGCTGCTGGGAAGGCTGGCGGAGCGCCGAACGCCCCGACGGGATCGCCGGCCGGGCGAGGATAGCACAGGCCGGGACGGCGGCCCGTGCGGACCGGGCGGTCGTGATCGCCGGGGCTGCGATCACCCCTCGCGCTCGGCCGACTGGCCCGGCATGAACTGGCCAGTCGGCCGAGCGCGAGGGGTGACCTGGTCGGCTAGGCTCAGTCGATCGCGCTCCATCGACGCTCGCAGCTTCCGGAGGGTCACCATGTCACGCCTGCGCCTGCCCGTCATCGTGTTTGCCGGCCTCACCGCGCTCATCGGCGGCACGGCCGAGGGTGCCGCTCCGTCGCTGCTCGATCGATCCGTCCACGTCGCGACACAGGGTCAGGCCGTGGCGGCGCGCTTCAGCTACCAGGGACGGCTGACCGACGGCGGCGGTCAGCCGCTCACGGGCGCCCACGACCTCCGCTTCCAGTTCTGGGACGACGCCGTCGCCGGCAGCCAGGTCGGCGGCGATGTGACCGTCCCCGGAACACCGCTGTTGGACGGGGTCTTCAGCGTCGAGCTCGATGCCCCGGCCGGTGCGGTCGACGGGCGAGCGCTCTGGCTGCGGATCGGCGTCGACGGCCAGTGGATGGCGCCGCGGCAGGCCGTGCTGGCCGTGCCGTACGCGCTGTCGCTCCGACCGGGCGCGCGGATCGCGTCGGATGCCGCGACGCCGCTGCTCACCGCGGCCAACGAAGGCGCGGGCAGCGGCGTCGCGGGCGAGAGCCGCGGCGGCCACGGCGTGCACGGCACCAGCCAGATGGACTTCGGCGTGTTCGGCGAGACGAGCGGCGGGTTCGCCGCCGGGGTCGGGGGCCAGGGACCGACCGGCGTCTTCGGCCGCGGCGCGGTCGTCGGCGTTTCCGGCTTCTCCGAGACGGGCGACGCCGGGGTCATCGGCATCGCCGCCGCCGCCGGTGCCAAGGGCGTCCACGGCATCGCCAGCGGCCTCGGCGGCACCGGCGTCGTCGGGACGGCCGATCTGGGCACGGGCATGCACGGGACGGGCGAGGTCGGGGTGCGCGCCGACGGTTCGGTCGGGCCCGGCCTGATCGCCCAGGGATCGATCGGCCTCTCGGCCAACGGCACGAACGGCGACGGGGTCTTCGCCAGCAGCGCCGGCACCGCCCCGAGCGCCGCCGTGCACGGCATCGGCACGGGCGAGGCGTACGGCGGGCGGTTCAGCAGCAGCGGCGGCGTCGGGCTCTGGGTCAGCGGCGCCGAGGGGATCCACGCCGAGGACAGCTCGGGCACCGCCCACGCCGTGCACGGCGTCGCGACGACGTCGGACGCGATCAAGGGCGAGAGCACGGACGGCGCAGGCGTTGTCGGCCAGAGCACGACGTTCAACGCGGTGATCGCCGCCGGCGGGGGCAGCGGGCCGGAGCGGGCCGCGCTGCGATCCATCAGCACGCACACCGCCTCCGGGATGGCGGCCTACTTCACGAACAACAGCACGTACGGCAACACCCACCTGAACAACAGCGGCAGCGGCGAGGTGCTGGTGCTCCAGGGCAACGGCGGCCGCTTCCTGCGCGCCGTCGACCAGAGCTGGGACGCCAAGTTCCGCCTCGAGGGCAACGGCCAGGCCTACGCCGACGGCGCCTGGAACGCGGGCGGCGCGGACTTCGCCGAGCTGCTGCCGGCCGCCGACGGCCTCGCCCCGGGCGACGTCCTGGCGATCGGCGCCGACGGGCGGCTCGTGCGGACGACGTCGGCCTACGAGGCGGCGGTCGCCGGTGTCTACTCCACCGCGCCCGGCTTTGTCGGCGGGCAGGACGCCGACGAAGGTGCGCCGGCGGGAACCGTACCGTTGGCCGTCGTCGGTGTGGTGCCGGTGAAGGCCTCGGCCGAGAACGGGCCGATCCGGCCGGGCGACCTGCTCGTCAGCGCGGCGACGGCCGGACACGCGATGCGCGCCGGTCCCGATGCGCCGCAGGGCACCGTCATCGGCAAGGCGCTGGGCAGCCTGGCGCGAGGCACCGGGACCGTGCGGATGCTGGCATCCCTGCAGTGATGCGCGCCGTTTGAGGAGGTAGCCCATGCGCCGTCGATCGTTGAGTTCCTTCCGCCGGCCGCTCGGCGACCGCGCCCGACCGCGGGCATTCGCCGCCGTCGCCGCCGTCGCCGCCGTGCTGCCGGCGCTGTTCCTGGCCACCGCCGCGGCTGACGTGCACCTCGCGACCGGCGTCGTCGGGGCGGGTGGCGGCGCGGTCGCCGGCGGCGGGTACCAGATCGTTGGCACGCTCGGCCAGCCGGTCGTCGGGCGATCGCGGGGTGCGGCAGGGCAGGTGGCGAGCGGCTTCTGGGCAGGCGGGGTCCGCGGGGGAGCGACGTCAATCGCGACCGCAAGCGCCACCAGCGGGCCGACGCCTACGGCCACGACGTTGTCGCCGACGCCGACGCCGACGCCGACGCCGACGGTCGCTGGCGGGCGGCAGTGGGTGGTGACGACGACCGACGATCTCGATGATGGCGCCTGCAGCGGTGCGCACTGCTCGCTGCGCGAGGCGCTGATCGCGGCCGACGCTGCCGCCGGGGCCGACCGGATCGGGTTCGCGATCCCGGCCGGCGATGCGGGCTGCACGCTGGGCGGACCGTGTACGATCCGGCCAACCACCCCGCTGCGTGAGATCTACGACGGCGCGACGACGATCGACGGCTACTCGCAGGCCGGGGCGCGGCCGAACACGGCGCCCGTCGGGCAGGCGCTGAACGGCGTGCTCAAGATCGTGCTGGACGGCTCGTTGCTGCCCGCCTGCTGCCCGGCCGGCATCGTCGTCCGCGGCGCGGGCGCGACGGTGCGCGGGCTGGTCATTCACGACTTCCACATCGGGATCCGCCTTCTCGACGGCGTCGGGAGCCGGATCGAAGGCAACTACGTCGGCACGGACGCGCTCGGGCTGGCGGCGCCGGGCAACCGCTGCGGCGGCGTCTCGATCGAGGATATCGCCGGCGGCGATGTGCCGCGCGACCATCGCGTCGGCGGCGACGCGGCGGCGCGCAACCTCCTGTCCGGCAACACGTGCGCCGGCCTGCAGATCGGCGGGGCGATCGGCACGCGCGTCGTCGGAAACGTGATCGGGGCGGACGCGAGCGCGGTGCGTGCGCTCTCCAACAGCTACAGCGGCGTGTACGTGCACGGCGGGGCCACCGGCAGCCGGATCGGCGGCGAGGGCGACGGCGAGCCGAACGTGATCGCGTTCAACGAGCTGGCCGGCGTCGACATCAACGGAAAGTTCGGCGCCACGGTCGGCAACACGCTCACCGCCAATCAGATCCACGCCAACGGCGGCCCGGGCATCGCCCTGGTCGACGGCGGGAACCACGGCCTCGCGGCACCCGTCATCGTCGAGGCCCTGCCGACATCGGCGCGCGGCACGGCGTGCGCACTCTGCGTGGTCGAGGTCTTTTCCGATGCCGTCGATGAAGGCGGTCGCTTCGAGGGCCGCACGCGCGCCGACGGCGCCGGCATGTGGCAGCTGACGCTGCCGGGCGGCTTCGGCGGCCCGTTCCTGACCGCCACGGCCACCGACGCCGGCGGCGACACGTCCGCCTTCAGCGCGCCAAAGGCAGTCGCCGGCCCGCGGCCATCGGCGACACCGACGGCGACGGCGCAGGTGACGTCGACCGCTGGGCCGTCGCCGACCGGCGGTCCGTCCGCAACACCGACCGGCCGGCCATCGGGCACGGCCACGGGACAGGCATCGCCCACCCCGACCGTACGCCCCTCGACAACCCCGGATCCGGCGGCCTCGACGCCGCCGCCCCGGCATCGGATCTGGCTGCCGATCGCGTCGCGGCCGCCCGTACTCGAGGGCAACTGAGCCCACGCACCGAACGATGCGCACGTTCGTCGGAATCCCCCAACCCGTGATCCTCCCCTCCCCCAGACTCGGGGGAGGGGGTCGGGGGGTGAGGGCCGCAGGCAGTGCGGCCGTATACTGACGATCCCGCCGTCCTCCCCGCGAGCCCCCACCCATGCCCCACACGATCATCGAGCCCTTCCGCATCAAGTCCGTCGAGCCGATCCGCCGCACGACGCGCGCCGAGCGCGAGGCCCACCTGCGCGCGGCCGAGTGGAACCTGTTCCAGGTGCCGGCGGATGCCGTCCTGATCGACCTGCTGACGGACAGCGGGACCGGGGCGATGAGCGTCCAGCAGTGGGCCGGGATGATGGTCGGCGACGAGAGTTATGCCGGCAGCCGGAGCTGGCCGGTGTTCCGCGACGCGGTGCGGGACATCTTCGGCTACGGCCACGTGATCCCGACGCACCAGGGGCGGGCGGCGGAGCGGATCCTGTTCTCCGTGATGTGCAAGGCGGGCGACATCGTCCCGAACAACACGCACTTCGACACGACGCGGGCCAACGTCGAGTTCGTCGGCGCGCGGGCGGTGGACCTGCCGTGCGCCGAGGCGGCCGACCCGGCGGAGAGCCACCCGTTCAAGGGCAACATGGACGTCGCGGCGCTCGACCGGCTGCTGACCGAGAACCGCGGGCGGGTGCCGCTCGTCATGCTGACGGTGACGAACAACTCGGGCGGCGGCCAGCCGGTGAGCATGGGCAACGCGACGGCCGTCAGCGAGACGTGCCACCGCCACGGCGTGCCGCTCTACTTCGACGCCTGCCGCTTCGCCGAGAACGCCTGGTTCATCAAGCAGCGCGAGCCGGGCTACGCCGACCACGCGCCGATCGACATCGCGCGGGCGATGATGGCCCTCGGCGACGGCTGCACGATGAGCGCCAAGAAGGACGGGATGGCGAACATCGGCGGCTTCCTGTGCACGAACGACGACGTGCTGGCGCGCCAGGAAGAGAACCTGCTGATCCTGACGGAGGGCTACCCGACGTACGGCGGCCTGGCCGGCCGCGACCTCGAGGCGATCGCCGTCGGATTGCACGAGGCGCTCGACGAGGACTACCTGGCCTACCGCGCCGCCAGCGTCGCCTACCTGGGCGACCACATCAGCCGCGCCGGCGTCCCGATCATCCAGCCGCCCGGCGGCCACGCCGTATATATCGACGCCAAGGCCTTCCTGCCGCACGTCCCGCCGGCCGCGCTGCCGGGCGTCGCGCTGGCGAATGCGCTCTACGTGCAGGGCGGCATCCGCTCGGTGGAGATCGGGACGCTGATGTTCGCGGATGCGGCGCGGATGGAGCTCGTCCGGCTGGCGGTGCCGCGGCGCGTGTATACGCAGAGCCACATCGACTACGTCGTCGAGACGATCCTCGAGGTCTTTGCCGAGCGCGAGGCGATCGGCGGACTGCGGATCGTCGAAGCCGCCCCCTTCTTGCGCCACTTCACGGCGCGCCTCGCGCCACTGGAGTCCTCCCGATGACCCCGCCACCGACCCGTTCCGTCCGCATCTGGCTCTGGACCGTCGCCGCTCTCGTGGCGGGGATGGTCGTCGTCGGCGGCTTCGTCCGTCTGTCGCGCGCCGGGCTGTCGATCGTCGAGTGGGATGCCGTGACGGGCGTCGTGCCGCCGATGGGCGAGGCGGCGTGGCAGGAGGCGTTCGCGCAGTACCAACAGAGCCCGGAGGGCCGGACCGTGAACGCCGACATGACGCTGGACGGCTACCGGCGGATCTTCCTCATCGAGTGGTTCCACCGGCTCGTCGCCCGCCTGGCCGGCCTGGCCGTGTTGCTGCCGCTCCTCGTCTTCCTCTTCCGCCGGACGATTCCGTGGCGGCGGAGCGGGCCCTATTGGGCGGTCGTCATCGGCTTCGGCCTCCAGGGTCTCCTCGGCTGGCTCATGGTCGCCAGCGGCCTCGTCGATCGGCCGAGCGTGAGCCACTACCGGCTGACGGCGCACCTGATGGCGGCGCTGGCGCTGCTGGCGTTCACGATCTGGCTGGCGATGCGCCCGGCGGAGGTCGCGGGTGACGCGACTTCGGCACGCGATGCGTCGCCCGAGCGGGCGCGCGACGACGGATCGGCGCGCCGGCTGCGCCGCTTGGGGTGGCTGCTCGTCGCGGTCGTGACGATCCAGATCGTGTGGGGCGGGTTGATGGCCGGGCTCAAGGCCGGCACGGTTTCGGACACGTGGCCGCGCATGCTCGGCCAACTGCTGCCCGACGGGCTGCTCAGCGCTGCGCCGACGTGGTGGCAGAGCGTGACCGAGGTGCCGCTCGGCGTGCACTGGGTCCACCGCTGGCTGGCATGGGCGGTCCTCGCCGTGGCCGCTGCGCTCGCCCTCGCGGCGCGCCGGGCGGGCGCGGGTCGGATCGCACGGCCGGCGGCGGCGCTCGTCGTGCTCGTGGGCGTGCAGATCGCGCTGGGCGTGACCGTCATCGTCCAGCACGTGCCGCTCTCGCTCGCGCTGCTCCACCAGGCCACCGGCGTGGCGGTGTTCGCGCTGACGGTCGTGACGTTCCACCGGTTGGCGACCGCCGGCCGCTGATGATCGTCATCGTCGGCGGCGGGATCATCGGCCTGGCGATCGGTTGGGAGCTGGCCAAGCGCGGCGTCCCGTCGACGATCGTCGAGCGCGGTGAAGCCGGCCGCGGCGCGTCATGGGCCGCCGCCGGGATGCTGCCGCCGCACGCCGAGGTCGAGCCGGCCGAGGAGCGGCTGCTGCCGCTGCTCCTCGCGGGGCGCGCGCTGTGGCCCGCATACGCCGCCGAGCTGTCGGCCGCGACCGGGATCGACGTCGACTACCGCACGGACGGCGCGCTGCTCGTCGCGCTCGATCGGGACGACGCGGCGCAGCTGAAGTTCAGGCACGATCTGCAGCAGCGTCACGGCCTGACCGTCGAGTGGCTGTCCGGCGCCGAGGCGCGGCAACTCGAACCGTACCTGTCGCGATCGACCACGGCCGCGGTGTTCAGCCCGGACGATCACTGCGTCGACAACCGCGCCGTCGTCGTCGCGCTCGCGGCGGCGTACCGGCGGGCGGGGGGCGTGCTGCGCGAGCACACCGAGGTCGTCGGGCTGCGGACCGAGCACGGACGGGTGGGCGGCGTCGATGTCGCGGTCGCCGTCGACGGTCGCGATGCGGGCGATGTGCGAGATATCGAAACACTGGCCGCCGACGCCGTCGTCGTCGCCGCCGGCGCGTGGTCGCGCGGCCTGCCGGGGCTGCCGGAGATCGCCCGGCCGCCGGTTCGGCCGGTGAAGGGACAGATGCTGGCGCTCCGGATGGATGCGGCCGCGCCGATCGTGACGCGGATGATCTGGGCGCCCGACGCCTACCTCGTGCCGCGCGGCGACGGGCGGCTGCTCGTCGGGGCCACGGTCGAGGAGCAGGGATTCGACACGACGCTGACGGCCGGCGGGATCCGCGGGCTGCTGGACGGGGCATGGGAGGCGGTGCCGGGCGTCGATGAGCTGCCGCTCGTCGAGACATGGGCGGGCCTGCGGCCGACGAGCCGCGACGACGCGCCGATCCTGGGGCCGACGGCCATCGACGGGCTGTGGCTGGCGACGGGGCATCATCGCAACGGCGTGCTGCTGGCGCCGATCACGGGGGCGCTGATCGCCGAGGGGTTGGTGACGGGGGGGATGCCGGAGGCGGGGCGGGGGTTCGGGGTGGAGCGGTTCGGGTGAGGGCGCGCATCGCGACTGCCTGCCTCGCCCTCGCTTTCGGCGCAATGGTCGCCCGTCCGACATCGGCGCAGCGGGGCGATCCGGTCGACGCGTTCCGCACGTGCGTGCGCGGCGAGATGGCGTCCGGCGGCCTGATCGGCGCATCCGTCGCCGTCATGCAGGACGGCGAACTCGTCATGGCCGAGGGCTTCGGGCGGAAGCACAAGGACCGGGACGACGCGGTCGACGCCGCGACGCAGTTCCGGATCGGGTCGACGACGAAGATGCTCTCCGCGGCCGGCGTGCTGCGCCTCGTCGACCGCGGTCTTGTTGACCTCGACGCGCCGCTGTCGCGCTACGTGCCGGAGGTGCGCTTCGCCGAGCCGGGGTTCGAGGACCGGGTGACGATCCGCGACCTCCTGCAGCACACGAGCGGGCTGCCGGACAACTCGGCGACGCAGGAATCGGACCTCTACGGCAAGCCCGACCCGGCGGCGATGGGCCGCTGGGTGCTCGAGCAGGGGGCGACGATCCCGTTCAACCCGCCCGGGCGGTTCTGGAACTACTCGAGCGCCAACTACATGTATCTGGGCCACGTGATCGAGCGCGTCAGCGGCATGGGCTTCCCGGAGTACATGCAGCGCGAGGTCTTCACGCGGGCCGGGATGCGGGACACGACGATGTTGGCCGGCGAGGTCGAGGCGCGCGGGAACTTCGCGTTCGGGCACTGGAACGACATCTTCAATGGCGGCTTGGCGATCTGGCGGCCGAGCGATCAGGACAATTGGGCGCGCCACCCCACGGGCTACGCCCACAGCACGGCCGGCGACCTCGTGCGCTGGGCGACGGTGCTCATGGACGGCGGCGGCGACGTGTTGACGCCGGCGTCGGCGCGCCTCATGACGTCGCCGCTCGTGGCGATGGAGTCGGCCGAAGGCGAGGCCTACGGCTTCGGGGTCATCACCCAGTCCCACGGGAACGTCACGTTGAAGCGGCACCCCGGCAGCGCCTGGGGCTGGATGGCGACGCTCGACTGGGTGCCCGAGCGGCGCTTCGCGGTGGCGACGCTGACGAACGGCTTCGGCGCGCTCTACGGCTCCGCCACGTGTGCGATCGACGCCTTCCTCGTCCCCGCGCCCTCGACGTCGCCCCGCCCGAGCTGCCCCCAGCGGCCCGATGCGTGGCCGGTGCTGGCCGGGCACTACGCCGGCCACACGAACGTCGGCACGCCGTGGTCGTGGGACGTCGACATCGTCGACGGCGTGCTGACGACGACCGTCACCCGCGCCGACGGCCGGCAGGTGCGCACCGCGATGGCCCAGGACTGCGGCCTGGCGTACGCAAACGGGCCGCGCAGCTTCCGGATCGACACGGATGGCAACGGCAGCGTCGACCAAGTGGTGACGTTCTTCGACGATCCGGTCGAGCCGGGTGTGGTTTGGATCCGCAATCGGTTCTTCGTCCTGCGGCGGGGGGCGCCGGCGGGTTCACGGATACTTCTGCCGTACGTCGCACGACTGGACAGCCGTTGAAACGTTGGCTGGCAGTGTTGTCCCGTTCTCCATCGAGTGCCCTGCGCTGGCCCCCTCCCCCGGCGCGCTGTGCGCGCCGACCCCGCCCCCAATGCTGAGGGCGGGGTGAAACCAAGCGCGCCCTGGCCTGCCGAGCTGTCCCCAACAGGTCCCTCCACCAGAATTGGGGGAGGGACAGGCCGGCGAAGCCGGCCAGGGAGGGGGCCCGCGCGGGACAGGCTACCGAGAACGGGACAGCCCTGCGTTGGCTGGCGACAGCACACTTGGCGTGGGACAATGCGTTGCCCTCGGCTCATCGTGCCCCTGTCGCGGAGTCCCAGGTATGCCCCCCCTGCCCACCGGCACCGTCACCTTCCTCTTCACCGACATCGCCGGCAGCACCGCCCTGTGGGAGCGCGACCGCGACGCGATGCAGACCGCCCTCGCGCAACACGACGCCCTTCTTCGCACAGCCATCGAGTCCCGCGGCGGCCACGTCTTCAAGACCGTCGGCGACGGCCGAGGCGCTGCACCCGCGCGCCCGGGTGCGCGTGGTCGAGGCCGATGACCTCGCAGCGACCAACGGGTGCGCGTCTATCGATCCGACGTCGCGCGACGCCGGCGGCGTCTGGGCCCGCCTCGAAGCGACGCTCCGCGGCGACTCCGCCGACGCCGTCACGCTCACGATCGCCGAAGCCGCCGATCTGGCCCGCCACAAGCCCGCGAACTGGCGCGAGTGGCGCCTTGGCCGCGGCAAGTCGACGTTACTGCGGCGCCTGGAGCTGGACACGGCCATCGCGGGGCTGCGCGGCGAGATAACCCGACGCGAGGACCGCGTCACGTTCTTCCTCTCGCTGAGTACGTACGCCCCCGCCCGCCCCGGCGACCCGCCGCCCGACCTGCGGGTGCCGCAGGTGCGCATCGAGCCGTTGTCGGAGGACCAAGTGCGCGATTTCGACCGTCGAATCCCGCGCGGAACATGACAGGAAGATGAGACCCCGACCGAAACCTTATACAAAGTCTCGATGTATAGGGTTTCACTCGTTACACTGGTCGTCACAACGGTTGGCCGCGTCCTCGAGTGGCAACCATGCATCACCCACTGTTGAACGAAGGGCGTGCGGTCGTTCCGCGGCCGCCGGCGCTGCACTCGTTCGCACCATGACCAGGAGATTGCCCTTCATGAAGCGCTCTACCTTTGCCGCGGCCGCGCTCGCTGTCCTTGGAACGTGGCTGGCTGCCCAGCCGGCCGCCGCCCAAGACAACCAGGCGCGGGTACGCGTCGTGCACGCCTCGCCGGACGGCCCCGCCGTCGACGTATGGGTGGCGGACAAGCCCGCCTTCACGAACGCATCGTTCAAGGGCATCACCGCGTATGCCGGCCTGGCCGCAGGCAAGTACGGTGTCAAGGTGGTCCCGACGGGCAAGACCGAGCCGGCGGTCATCGATGCCAACCTCGACCTGGCGGCAGGAACGGACTACACCGTGGTAGCGGTGGGCAAGCTGGCGGAGATCGCACCGCTGGTGCTGACTGACAACAACGCCGCGCCGGCCGCGGGCAAGGCCCATGTCCGGTTCGTCCACGCTTCGCCCGACGCGCCGGCGGTGGACATCGCCGTGGCCGCCGGCGGCCCGGTGCTCTTCAAGAACATCGCCTTCAAGCAGACGGGTGACTACCTGCCCGTGGACGCCGGCACCTACGCCCTCGATGTCCGCCCGACGGGCACGGACACGGTAGCGCTGTCGGTTCCGGGCCTGACGCTGGAGGCCGGAACGGTCTACACCATCTTCGCCATGGGCCTTGCCGGCGGCGAGCCGGCGCTGGTGGCGGTGCCGAGCGTGGACGCCAAGGCCTCCTCGGGCCAAGCGATGCCGGCATCGATGCCCAAGACCGGCTCCGGTGGGCCGGCCCGCCAGATGCGCACGCTGTTCCTCGCCGCGGCCGGGTTGCTGGTCATCCTGGGCCTCGGGATCCGCCGGCAGATCGCTTCGCCACAACGCTAGTACTCTGTCACTCGACACGCTTCGGCTATCCGACAGAGGCAGTTGTCCGCAGACCCTGCAGTGACAGAGCACTAGGCGCTCCACGCCTTCCGACAGTGGCGTAGGCCAACACGTGCGGTGCGACCCGTCGAACGAGGTCGCACCGCACGTTCGGTGTTCTTCGACGCGCACAACGGCAATGATGGCCGTGCGCCGCACCATCGCTTGCCCCCAACCCCCGATCGTCCTACCCTCCCCCGCGTTTGGCCGCCCCCGCATCTACGCCCGTACCCGTATCGCACCCAGGACGACATGCCTCCATGTATGCCAAGGCCGTCTTCGAAACCATCCAGCAGCGCGATCCGAACCAGCCCGAGTTCCACCAGGCCGTCTGGGAGGTCCTCGAGACGCTCGAGCCCGTCTTCGAGCGCAACCCGCAGTACCGCGAGGCCGCCATCCTGGAGCGGCTGACGGAGCCGGAGCGCGTGATCACGTTCCGCGTGCCGTGGGTGGACGACAGCGGCAAGGTGCAGGTGAACCGCGGGATGCGGGTGCAGTTCAACAGCGCGATCGGGCCGTACAAGGGCGGGCTGCGGTTCCATCCGTCCGTGAACCTGTCGATCATCAAGTTCCTCGGCTTCGAGCAGATCTTCAAGAACGCCCTGACCACCCGCCCGATCGGCGGCGGCAAGGGCGGCAGCGACTTCGATCCCAAGGGCAAGTCGGACGGCGAGGTCATGCGCTTCTGCCAGTCGTTCATGACCGAGTTGTTCCGCCACATCGGCCCGAACATCGACGTCCCGGCCGGCGACATCGGTGTCGGCGGGCGCGAGATCGGCTTCCTGTTCGGGCAGTACAAGCGGCTGACGAAGAGCTGGGACGGCGTCCTGACGGGCAAGGGCTGGGGTTGGGGCGGGTCGCTCATCCGGCCCGAGGCCACCGGCTACGGCCAGGTCTACTTCCTGCGCGAGATGCTGAAGGCCCGCGGCGACACGATCGAAGGCCGCACGTGCACGGTCAGCGGCAGCGGCAACGTCTCGCAGTACTGCATCGAGAAGGTCCTCGACTACGGCGGCAAGGTCGTCACGGCCTCGGACTCGAACGGCTTCGTGCACGATCCGGCCGGCATCGATCGCGAGAAGCTGGCGTGGATCATGGACCTCAAGAACGTCCGCCGCGGCCGGATCGAGGAGTACACCGCCCAGTTCGCGGGCAGCACGTTCCACGCCGGGAAGCGCCCGTGGGCCGTCCCGTGCGACATCGCGCTGCCGTGCGCGACGCAGAACGAGATCGAGGCGGCCGACGCCAAGGCGCTCGTCGCGGGCGGGTGCAAGGCGGTCAGCGAGGGCGCGAACATGCCGTCGACGCTGGAGGCGATCGACATCTTCCACGGCGCCGGCATCGCCTTCGGTCCGGCCAAGGCCGCGAACGCGGGCGGGGTGGCGACGTCGGCGCTCGAGATGACGCAGAACGCGCAGTTCGACAACTGGGACCGTGCCCAGGTGGACGCCCAGCTCGACCGGATCATGACCGGCATCCATGCCGCGGCGGCCGGTGCGGCCGAGACCTACGGCGTGAAGGGCAACCTCCTGGCCGGCGCGAACATCGCCGGCTTCCTGAAGGTGGCGAACGCGATGCTCGACCAGGGCCTCGTCTAGCCGACCGGTACGACGAACACATGGCGATGGGGGAGGACGGCCGGAGCGGCGCGATCGCATCGCCCGGTCGTCCCGCGCCGTTGCCCGGCCCCGCGCCCGACCTCGAGGCGATCGTCGAGGCGTACGACGTCCAGACCAGCCAGCTCCAGACGCTGCTGTCGTTCCGCGTCCGGCGGGTCCTTCTGGTCGCCAGCCTG
This genomic stretch from Candidatus Avedoeria danica harbors:
- a CDS encoding DUF4397 domain-containing protein; its protein translation is MKRSTFAAAALAVLGTWLAAQPAAAQDNQARVRVVHASPDGPAVDVWVADKPAFTNASFKGITAYAGLAAGKYGVKVVPTGKTEPAVIDANLDLAAGTDYTVVAVGKLAEIAPLVLTDNNAAPAAGKAHVRFVHASPDAPAVDIAVAAGGPVLFKNIAFKQTGDYLPVDAGTYALDVRPTGTDTVALSVPGLTLEAGTVYTIFAMGLAGGEPALVAVPSVDAKASSGQAMPASMPKTGSGGPARQMRTLFLAAAGLLVILGLGIRRQIASPQR
- the gdhA gene encoding NADP-specific glutamate dehydrogenase, with product MYAKAVFETIQQRDPNQPEFHQAVWEVLETLEPVFERNPQYREAAILERLTEPERVITFRVPWVDDSGKVQVNRGMRVQFNSAIGPYKGGLRFHPSVNLSIIKFLGFEQIFKNALTTRPIGGGKGGSDFDPKGKSDGEVMRFCQSFMTELFRHIGPNIDVPAGDIGVGGREIGFLFGQYKRLTKSWDGVLTGKGWGWGGSLIRPEATGYGQVYFLREMLKARGDTIEGRTCTVSGSGNVSQYCIEKVLDYGGKVVTASDSNGFVHDPAGIDREKLAWIMDLKNVRRGRIEEYTAQFAGSTFHAGKRPWAVPCDIALPCATQNEIEAADAKALVAGGCKAVSEGANMPSTLEAIDIFHGAGIAFGPAKAANAGGVATSALEMTQNAQFDNWDRAQVDAQLDRIMTGIHAAAAGAAETYGVKGNLLAGANIAGFLKVANAMLDQGLV